A genomic window from Triticum urartu cultivar G1812 chromosome 7, Tu2.1, whole genome shotgun sequence includes:
- the LOC125518898 gene encoding uncharacterized protein LOC125518898, translating into MAATVRTWLVVAALACALTLALRSADAQESEAQSQPTSSSSPAQKPNCAPGAATPCRVGALRDPENQEEEGLFNVKVRAPTAAGDSSDSDDDYSDPDKPKDPDQSDDDELVVLGH; encoded by the coding sequence ATGGCGGCGACCGTGCGCACATGGCTGGTGGTGGCGGCGCTGGCGTGCGCGCTGACGCTGGCGCTGCGCTCGGCGGACGCGCAGGAGAGCGAGGCGCAGTCGCAGCCgacgtcgtcgtcgtcgccggccCAGAAGCCCAACTGCGCTCCGGGCGCCGCCACGCCGTGCCGCGTGGGCGCGCTGCGCGACCCGGAGAACCAGGAGGAGGAGGGGCTGTTCAATGTGAAGGTGAGGGCGCCGACCGCCGCGGGTGACTCcagcgacagcgacgacgactACAGCGACCCCGACAAGCCCAAAGACCCCGACCAGTCCGACGACGACGAGCTTGTCGTTCTCGGCCACTGA